The stretch of DNA CCGGTTCGGTATGTTGTAACATTCCTACAATACTTGCATTCTTACAGTCGGACAGAAATCTGCGCGCCAAACTCTACAAGGAATCCTTTGAATTTGTTAGGCAACAGAGAATACAATGCTTACTGCAAGGCGCGTGGTTTATCAATGCTCTCCCTGCATCATCACCGCGCGAAGGAGTTCGAAGACCTGGACGACCATGGCGCTTCATGAGATTGGTAAACGAGCATTTTTTTTGGGAGGCAGTGTACTAACCGTTACACAGGACAGTGGTCTCAAATATTTGCATTACGTCGACAGTGCGGTCAAGTTTCCAGTCCGAAATGGTCTCGAAGATTTACCGGAGAGGATCGACATGTCCATGATCAGTGAAATCGCCACAGGGACGTGTGCTCCACCTCCCAATGTCTTGCGGGATCAAAATGATCTACCTCCCACTTCTGCTCTTGTTCCATCTCCTCTATCCTTTTCGTTACTAAGTGCGCACGAGGGTTCTTTAGCAGATCAAATAGCTCCAGATCAGTCACGTTGGGCAGATTGGACCGATGGTTTGAACATGTTGAGGAGAGACGGGGGCCATGTATCGTCCAAAGAGACGGCAGGATTTGTTCAAGCTCTGACGGAGATCGGACTGAAAATCAAACTTCTTGGTTAGTATCTTCTATATGGCAACGACTGTAAGATTAACATCTCTTTGTCACAGATCTATCAGGAGAGATGGTGGAAATTCCGAGCGGTCTTGTGGCTGGTCCACCGCCAATGAATAacgatttcttcttttccgaGCTGATGTAATTTATAAGTTACCTTATTCCAGACCATTCAGCAGGGCTGGTCCAAGCCAAATTGTTTTAAATGTATGATTCCGATGTGTAACTAATGCCAGATGACGCGTGGGATATCTAAATGATGAATGCAGTTGATGCAGAATGTATGAAAAAAGTCATGATGAGATGCAATGTGAATACAAGAAGAAATGGAGAACGAaagtgatgaagaagacgatgaagttGGAAGAGTTGTACCCATGGCCATGGCTACGGACAGATCAACGGGGGTTGAACCCGAGACTGAGAAACgaggaaaagagaagagaGGGTTAGAAGCAAAGATGAGCGGTGATGGTGATTACAGATGGTGGCTGCAAAGATTTTAGTGGCCATTGACGGCAGTGGATTTAGACTTTTGTGCGAGGTATTCAGCGCCGGCCTTATAGAAGGGCCTGAAGATGGCGTCTGGGTCATGGAAGTCATTATGGACAACGTTAACTAAGAACGATGTTTCCATGAAATCCGCGATGAGTTTGTTGGAGGGAGAGTCGTGTTCGTACAGCTTAGCCCATTGGGCACCAAGCTCAAAGGCCTCGTCCTTTTTATGTAATATTAGCATGTAGGAAGTTGAAGATTTTCAAAAAGAGCAACGAACCTTCCAGGCCATGAAACTCACTGCCTCCACAATGGTAGGTTGAATGATTTCCTTGCCAGGAAACACTCCCCAAGTGACGGCATTTGGCCCGTCTGAGTGATTGTTTGTGCGCAGATCGCCTCGTTTATTAATGACATAATACGTAATATTCTTATCACGTTCGATCTGTGTTAGAagcagagaaagaagggtaGGGTTGACGAAGAACTCGAGATACGCCTAAAAGCAAAACCAGCTCCCAAAGGTGAGAACATATCCACTGAAGAAAGAGGACAAAAACTTGCCTTTTGGTAAACATAGCCATTGCTGGGGCCCCACCCAAACACTTTGTCGTCGCTCCGTGCACCATTGACAGCTGGTTGCGAGTTGATGGTCAAGAATCCGAGTTCATTGATTTGGGCCAGTTGCTTCGAGATGACCGAAGTTTCGATTGAAGCCTGTTGGTCTGACCAAGGTAAGGCCTTCAATTCAGAGGAACAGAACTTGGTGAACAACGCTGAGAGATCGGCAAACGTGATCGGATGGCCCCATAGTTTGAGTGCATCTTCTTTCTATAAACAGAACACAAGATATTAATTAACAAGGCTAAAGGGGGGTAGAGTAAAGGCATTTACTGTCTGCTTGATCCAGACACCGTAGCCGTCAAGTTCACCATATGCAGGACTGCGGGAGTCACCAAAACGGCCATTAGGGTACTCGTCCCAGTTCTCTGTTCTTGAGATGTAGGATTTGGTCCTGTTCGCCCAGAAGATGGGACGGATAGTCTCATGGCGCCGATTAGGTGTAAGAGACTATcataaaaattaaaatcaTTTTGAAATGCTTTGAGGGGATGATGCTTACTTGTCTCCAGGGTAAGGGTTTAATGGTTTCGATTCTGGGTACCAAGTTTAATTCCTCAAGCAACATTTTCGTACCCTTCTCCAAGTTCATGGTGTAGAAATGAAGGCCACGAATCCCGATATCGGCATCCAATATTTTGCGACACATATCAGCAACAAGACGTGTACCGACCTCTCGAACCTTCTCATCGTCATTCTTGACCGGTTCTAGTGCGTCAAGGAATAACTTGGGAATAGTGATTTTGGCCAGACTTGTAGCACGTTGGAAGCCGTTCCAGGTTTGTATAGGAGCGATACCTGGGACCACTGGAATAGTAATGCCAGCAGCACGAATGGCCTTCACCCAGTTGATGAAAAGGTCGACGTCGTAAAACATCTGAGTGAAGATAAAGCTAACTCCAGCATCGATCTTTTGCTTCAGGTAGTATATCTCTTTGTCGAGCTCTTCTTTGGGGAGTGTCATATGTTCTGGGAAACCGGCGACAGCAATATCGAAGTAGTCGCCATAGTCTCGTCTGATATGTTTTACGAGATCAATGCCATGAACGAAACCACCATCAACAGCTTCCCATTCCTCCTTGCCCATTGGGGGATCGCCTCGAAGAGCCAAAACATTCCTGCAGCCACTTTGTTTTGCTTCCTAAAATATTGTATGAAGTTCAAGGTGTCGATGCAATTCTAACTGATGATGATAGACATACCCGCAATGCAATGTCGACCTTTTCCTTAGGCATATTGGTGCACGTAAGATGCATACAAGTCTCAATACCAATTAGGCCCTGACATGTTTTTACCATCTCGGCGGTGAGATCAGAGGTTCTTCCTCCAGCATTCCTGAATAATATGTATGAGACTTGAAGATTAGACAACTGTTTGAACACACCATGTAATGTCAATAAACTCGGGCCCAAGTGCTCGCATGCGCTCTATGCGATCCAGAAGGTTTTGCAGACCCTGGCGACATATCATAAAACCAACTGTAGATAAAGGATTGGAAGACGACAGACCTGGGCAGTCCGTGGTGGAAAGTATTCGAATGACCACCATATTTTGTTGTCCTTGGTGGACTGTTCGATCTTTTGCGTGATTTTCATAGGCGGTTC from Psilocybe cubensis strain MGC-MH-2018 chromosome 7, whole genome shotgun sequence encodes:
- a CDS encoding Methylenetetrahydrofolate reductase 1, with amino-acid sequence MKITQKIEQSTKDNKIWWSFEYFPPRTAQGLQNLLDRIERMRALGPEFIDITWNAGGRTSDLTAEMVKTCQGLIGIETCMHLTCTNMPKEKVDIALREAKQSGCRNVLALRGDPPMGKEEWEAVDGGFVHGIDLVKHIRRDYGDYFDIAVAGFPEHMTLPKEELDKEIYYLKQKIDAGVSFIFTQMFYDVDLFINWVKAIRAAGITIPVVPGIAPIQTWNGFQRATSLAKITIPKLFLDALEPVKNDDEKVREVGTRLVADMCRKILDADIGIRGLHFYTMNLEKGTKMLLEELNLVPRIETIKPLPWRQSLTPNRRHETIRPIFWANRTKSYISRTENWDEYPNGRFGDSRSPAYGELDGYGVWIKQTKEDALKLWGHPITFADLSALFTKFCSSELKALPWSDQQASIETSVISKQLAQINELGFLTINSQPAVNGARSDDKVFGWGPSNGYVYQKAYLEFFVNPTLLSLLLTQIERDKNITYYVINKRGDLRTNNHSDGPNAVTWGVFPGKEIIQPTIVEAVSFMAWKDEAFELGAQWAKLYEHDSPSNKLIADFMETSFLVNVVHNDFHDPDAIFRPFYKAGAEYLAQKSKSTAVNGH